In one Nicotiana tomentosiformis chromosome 6, ASM39032v3, whole genome shotgun sequence genomic region, the following are encoded:
- the LOC104110782 gene encoding small ribosomal subunit protein eS7 translates to MYTSKQKIHKDKDAEPTEFEESVAQALFDLENTNQELKSELKDLYINSAAQIDVSGNRKAVVIHVPYRLRKAFRKVHVRLVRELEKKFSGKDVIFIATRRIARPPKRGSAAQRPRSRTLTSVHDAILEDLVVPAEIVGKRTRYRIDGSKIMKVFLDPKERNNTEYKLETFSAVYRKLSGKDVVFEYPITEA, encoded by the exons ATGTACACGTCAAAGCAAAAGATTCACAAAGATAAAGATGCTGAACCTACTGAGTTTGAGGAGTCTGTTGCCCAG GCTTTGTTTGATCTGGAAAACACCAACCAAGAGCTGAAAAGTGAATTGAAGGACCTATACATCAATTCAGCAGC TCAAATTGATGTGTCAGGAAACAGGAAAGCTGTTGTTATCCATGTGCCCTACAGACTGAGGAAAGCTTTCCGCAAGGTTCATGTTCGCCTTGTTAGGGAGTTGGAGAAGAAATTCAGTGGCAAG GATGTAATTTTTATCGCCACTCGGAGGATAGCTAGACCTCCCAAGAGAGGTTCAGCTGCTCAACGACCCCGCAGCAGAACTCTTACTTCTGTTCATGATGCCATATTGGAGGACTTGGTTGTTCCTGCTGAGATAGTTGGGAAGCGTACTAGGTATCGCATTGATGGCTCCAAGATAATGAAG GTGTTCTTGGACCCCAAGGAAcgcaacaacactgagtacaagtTGGAGACCTTTTCAGCTGTTTACAGAAAGCTTTCGGGCAAAGATGTTGTGTTTGAGTACCCCATCACTGAGGCTTAA